Proteins encoded in a region of the Tachyglossus aculeatus isolate mTacAcu1 chromosome 11, mTacAcu1.pri, whole genome shotgun sequence genome:
- the LOC119934060 gene encoding telomeric repeat-binding factor 2-interacting protein 1 encodes MAVEGLDVGKDPNSPTHSRTLFVQEDGSSISFYVRPGPTKRRLSTLILHGGGTLCRVQEPGAVALAQPGEPMAEASGDFISTQYITDCVEKNERLDLEKYRLGKAAAGKVAKAPENPRAGQGIQASGSPEPGSARPGPLGGRVPFTDSEDAAILTYVRENARSPGSVTGTTIWKAMEKVALTQRSWQSMKDRYLKHLKGQEHKYLLGDGPAAPANGKLKRRAEDAAAPDGGEDQLERAEPPKKKAPAGPPQKEVPEPPAQGSGPAEGSIFQEANREFEETEVDDSTPDLDESVIKGGADANASSEKPVPEKAGAPEEDTSSTTTVVVESQLQAEEGPSSPSLSPPEVGAAIRAIQHLMEEFNLDLSTVTQAFLKNSGELASTCHFLRTGRRADGYPIWSRQDDLDLQGQDEDDRNRLIQKFGAQNVARRIEFRNS; translated from the exons ATGGCAGTCGAAGGCCTAGATGTGGGGAAGGACCCGAACAGTCCAACCCATTCCAGGACTCTGTTCGTCCAAGAAGACggcagctccatctccttctaCGTGCGCCCCGGACCCACGAAGCGCCGGCTTTCCACCCTCATCCTTCACGGAGGGGGGACCCTGTGCCGCGTGCAGGAACCCGGGGCCGTAGCTCTGGCCCAGCCCGGGGAACCCATGGCGGAAGCCTCCGGGGACTTCATCTCCACCCAGTATATCACCGACTGCGTGGAGAAGAACGAGAGGCTGGACTTGGAGAAGTACAGGTTGGGTAAGGCGGCTGCCGGCAAAGTTGCCAAAGCGCCGGAAAATCCCAGAGCTGGGCAGGGCATCCAGGCTAGCGGTTCCCCGGAGCCCGGATCCGCCCGTCCGGGTCCCCTCGGCGGGCGCGTCCCCTTCACCGACTCGGAGGACGCGGCCATCCTGACCTACGTGAGGGAGAACGCCAGATCTCCCGGTTCGGTCACCGGCACCACCATTTGGAAAGCGATGGAGAAGGTGGCTTTGACCCAGCGTTCCTGGCAATCCATGAAGGACCGGTACTTGAAGCATCTGAAGGGCCAAGAGCACAAGTACCTCCTAGGGGACGGCCCTGCCGCTCCCGCGAACGGGAAGCTCAAGAGAAGAGCCGAGGACGCGGCGGCTCCGGACGGTGGTGAGGACCAGCTGGAAAGAGCCG AGCCGCCGAAGAAGAAGGCTCCCGCGGGACCCCCGCAGAAGGAGGTTCCAGAGCCCCCAGCCCAAGGCAGCGGCCCAGCGGAGGGGAGTATTTTCCAAGAGGCCAACCGGGagtttgaggaaaccgag GTTGATGATTCCACCCCTGACCTCGATGAGAGCGTGATAAAGGGTGGCGCCGATGCCAACGCCAGCTCTGAAAAGCCGGTCCCGGAGAAGGCCGGGGCCCCGGAGGAGGACACCTCCAGCACCACCACGGTAGTGGTGGAAAGCCAGCTTCAAGCCGAAGAGGGGCCTTCAAGCCCTTCCCTGAGTCCACCCGAGGTGGGAGCCGCCATCCGAGCCATCCAGCATCTAATGGAGGAATTCAACTTGGACCTGTCAACGGTCACGCAGGCCTTCCTGAAGAACAGCGGAGAACTGGCCTCCACCTGCCACTTCCTGCGGACCGGCCGGCGGGCTGACGGTTACCCGATCTGGAGCCGGCAGGATGACCTGGATTTACAGGGCCAAGACGAGGATGACCGGAACAGGCTGATCCAAAAATTCGGGGCTCAGAACGTAGCCAGGAGGATTGAGTTCAGAAACAGCTGA